One genomic segment of Salinigranum rubrum includes these proteins:
- a CDS encoding phytoene/squalene synthase family protein codes for MVNTRQVEQSKRIQQRTGKTFHLATRLLPERVRHPTYVLYAFFRVADEVVDTADPAPPDQQRAELERLRAEALGEREPTDPVLAAFCEVRERNGIADEDVEVFVDAMLADIDKSRYETYEELEAYMNGSAAAVGRMMTAVMDAPEGDRALPHATALGEAFQMSNFLRDVREDVVERDRVYLPQETLRRRGVSEEEVKNFEFSERFRAVMEDELARTEELYREGVTGIKYLPEDCQFAVLLAAVLYADHHRAIRRVDYDVLSATPSLSTPRKLWLLARTRLAWARSRDPETVFRRVSVVPYPGAHATHDPDRRPGSGRGHRFAAWVRNLI; via the coding sequence ATGGTAAACACACGACAGGTCGAACAGAGCAAACGAATCCAACAGCGGACAGGGAAGACGTTTCACCTCGCGACGCGACTGCTCCCCGAACGGGTCAGACACCCCACCTACGTGCTGTACGCGTTCTTCCGCGTCGCGGACGAAGTCGTCGACACGGCCGACCCCGCACCACCCGACCAACAACGAGCGGAACTCGAACGACTCCGAGCGGAGGCGCTCGGGGAACGGGAGCCGACCGACCCAGTGCTCGCCGCGTTCTGTGAGGTTCGAGAGCGAAACGGCATCGCCGACGAGGACGTCGAGGTGTTCGTCGACGCGATGCTCGCGGACATCGACAAGAGCCGGTACGAGACGTACGAGGAACTCGAAGCGTACATGAACGGCTCCGCCGCCGCCGTCGGGCGGATGATGACCGCCGTCATGGACGCGCCCGAAGGTGACCGCGCGCTCCCGCACGCGACGGCGCTCGGCGAGGCGTTCCAGATGTCGAACTTCCTCCGCGACGTCCGCGAGGACGTCGTCGAGCGCGACCGGGTCTACCTCCCGCAGGAGACGCTCCGTCGTCGCGGCGTCTCGGAAGAAGAGGTGAAGAACTTCGAGTTCTCCGAACGGTTCCGCGCCGTCATGGAGGACGAACTCGCCCGGACCGAGGAACTCTACCGGGAGGGCGTCACCGGCATCAAGTACCTCCCCGAGGACTGCCAGTTCGCCGTGCTGCTGGCGGCGGTGCTGTACGCGGACCACCACCGCGCCATCCGTCGGGTGGACTACGACGTGCTCTCGGCGACTCCCTCGCTGTCGACGCCGCGCAAGCTCTGGCTCCTCGCGCGGACGCGCCTCGCGTGGGCTCGGAGCCGCGACCCCGAGACGGTGTTCCGTCGGGTCAGCGTC
- a CDS encoding HVO_2523 family zinc finger protein encodes MDAPIRGRPCPLCGASMDHRHCKYVCPEHGVVYDCSDTFW; translated from the coding sequence ATGGACGCACCGATCAGAGGCCGCCCCTGTCCGCTCTGCGGTGCCTCGATGGACCACCGCCACTGCAAGTACGTCTGTCCCGAACACGGAGTCGTCTACGACTGCAGCGACACTTTCTGGTGA